Proteins from a genomic interval of Nitrospina gracilis Nb-211:
- a CDS encoding hydrogenase maturation protease, translating to MTASHTILILGIGNLWRGDDAAGRHAARRVAEHITSSAVTVREVEGEGAAVMEALDGPDAAILIDAVESGAPPGTVHCWDVSAESMNAKFLRCSTHNFSVHDAVEMARALDKLPARVFVFGIEGKEFSPGQAVSPEVEASMDNLVARVLDRIQVLTKETRHA from the coding sequence ATGACTGCATCGCACACAATTCTCATTCTCGGCATCGGCAACCTGTGGCGCGGCGACGATGCGGCGGGCCGCCACGCGGCGCGACGAGTGGCGGAGCACATCACCTCGTCCGCCGTCACGGTACGGGAAGTGGAGGGCGAGGGCGCGGCGGTGATGGAGGCGCTGGATGGACCCGACGCCGCCATCCTGATCGATGCGGTGGAATCCGGTGCGCCTCCCGGCACGGTGCACTGCTGGGACGTGAGCGCCGAAAGCATGAATGCAAAATTCCTGCGCTGTTCGACGCACAACTTCAGCGTGCACGACGCGGTGGAAATGGCGCGCGCCCTCGACAAACTACCGGCGCGCGTCTTCGTGTTCGGCATCGAAGGCAAGGAGTTCTCGCCGGGGCAGGCGGTGTCGCCGGAAGTCGAGGCTTCGATGGATAACCTCGTCGCCCGGGTGCTCGACCGAATCCAGGTTCTTACCAAGGAGACGCGGCATGCATGA
- a CDS encoding hydrogenase/urease maturation nickel metallochaperone HypA has translation MHEQSLMNDLMRKILSVSLHHQNARVVGLNVKLGALAHISPAHFMEHFKEAAAGTVAEGARVNIEVGTDTTDPQAQDIWIESVELEDLSEESSGHGNR, from the coding sequence ATGCATGAACAATCACTGATGAACGACCTGATGCGTAAAATCCTGTCAGTCTCCCTGCACCATCAAAACGCACGCGTGGTGGGGTTGAACGTGAAGCTGGGCGCACTGGCGCACATTTCGCCCGCACACTTTATGGAACATTTTAAAGAGGCCGCCGCCGGGACCGTGGCCGAAGGCGCGCGGGTGAACATCGAAGTCGGCACCGACACCACCGACCCGCAGGCGCAGGATATCTGGATCGAAAGCGTGGAACTGGAAGACCTCTCGGAGGAATCGTCGGGACATGGAAACCGGTGA
- the hypF gene encoding carbamoyltransferase HypF yields METGDITSRIRITLRGKVQGVGFRPFIYNLAGDLNLTGWVANTGQGVVIDAEGPLSNLDAFLYRIEEEKPPLAHIQGLEHTYLEPEGYEHFEIRESSGGIAKSFWVLPDIATCDDCLAEVFDPQNRRHRYPFTNCTRCGPRFSIMTALPYDRPNTSMCGFEMCNACLAEYEDPQNRRFHAQPNACPRCGPKLSYLDAAGTELATGNEALMLAVNSLRAGRIVAVKGLGGFHLMADATRKDAIDRLRQRKQREEKPLAVLFPDMESVLQACEVSPMERRALMSPEAPIVLLHRKTSALPETIAPGNPYLGVLLPMTPLHHLMAREFGRPVIATSGNLSEETLCTQNEEAWMRLGSMADGFLAHDRDIVNHVDDSIVRLVLGREMVLRRGRGFAPSTFPITRHWGFGSVDLQVLAVGPHLKNTIALYKDGEIALSQHIGDLVSPHSVTTFENTISTLTRFYEIQPELVVHDFHPDYASTRYAEDQNLPREAVQHHFAHVLACMVDNEVPPPALGVSWDGSGYGLDRTVWGGEFLLVTEKGFSREGLFRPFMLPGGEQAVREPRRAALGLLYEMLGPEVFERNDLMNPLRWNLPDRDVLSSILKKGLNAPRTSSAGRLFDAVSALLGLGLHNRYEGQAAMRLEFATGIFLSPAENQPVPAKRPGREPWIGEEEIVGSPRNLAAPSATGIPWSDERYTFKILEVDSGKSPAETVHQYTYVVDWQPMIEEILNDLVRERAVSGIAATFHHTLADIVVGMAQLVGEPRVVLSGGCFQNRVLTEMTVIALREAGFQPFWHQRIPPNDGGVAVGQILAALQKEAPKTIV; encoded by the coding sequence ATGGAAACCGGTGACATCACATCGCGCATCCGCATCACCCTGCGCGGCAAGGTGCAGGGCGTGGGGTTCCGTCCCTTCATCTACAACCTCGCGGGCGACCTCAACCTGACGGGCTGGGTGGCCAACACGGGGCAGGGGGTGGTCATCGATGCCGAAGGACCGTTGTCCAACCTCGATGCCTTCCTTTATCGCATAGAAGAGGAAAAACCGCCGCTCGCACACATTCAGGGTTTGGAGCACACCTATCTCGAACCAGAGGGCTACGAACATTTTGAAATCCGCGAAAGCTCCGGCGGGATTGCAAAGTCGTTCTGGGTGCTTCCCGACATCGCCACCTGCGACGACTGCCTGGCGGAAGTGTTCGATCCGCAAAACCGCCGTCACCGTTATCCTTTTACCAACTGCACGCGGTGCGGTCCGCGTTTCAGCATCATGACCGCCCTGCCTTACGACCGGCCGAACACATCCATGTGCGGGTTTGAAATGTGCAACGCCTGCCTGGCCGAATACGAGGATCCGCAGAACCGCCGCTTCCACGCCCAGCCCAACGCCTGCCCCCGGTGCGGACCCAAACTCTCTTACCTCGATGCAGCCGGAACCGAACTGGCCACAGGGAACGAAGCGTTGATGCTGGCGGTGAATTCTTTGCGTGCAGGCCGCATTGTTGCCGTCAAGGGACTCGGCGGGTTCCACCTGATGGCCGATGCCACCCGCAAAGACGCCATCGACCGACTGCGGCAGCGCAAGCAACGTGAGGAAAAACCGCTGGCGGTATTGTTCCCGGATATGGAGTCGGTCCTGCAGGCGTGCGAGGTGTCACCGATGGAGCGGCGGGCGTTGATGTCGCCGGAAGCGCCCATCGTTCTCCTTCACAGGAAAACCAGCGCGCTTCCGGAAACCATCGCGCCGGGCAACCCGTATCTCGGGGTTCTGCTTCCGATGACGCCCCTGCATCATCTGATGGCGCGCGAATTCGGCCGCCCGGTCATCGCCACCAGCGGCAACCTGTCGGAAGAAACCCTGTGCACACAAAACGAGGAAGCGTGGATGCGGCTGGGTTCGATGGCGGATGGCTTTCTCGCACACGACCGCGACATCGTCAATCACGTGGACGACTCCATCGTGCGGCTGGTGCTGGGACGGGAGATGGTTCTGCGCCGCGGGCGCGGGTTTGCGCCATCCACGTTTCCCATTACGCGGCACTGGGGCTTCGGCAGTGTGGACCTGCAGGTGCTCGCCGTCGGACCGCACCTGAAGAACACCATCGCACTGTACAAGGATGGAGAGATCGCACTCAGCCAACACATCGGCGATCTCGTTTCGCCGCATTCGGTCACCACCTTTGAAAACACGATCAGCACCCTGACACGGTTTTATGAGATCCAGCCGGAGCTGGTGGTGCACGACTTCCATCCCGATTACGCATCAACGCGCTACGCCGAGGACCAGAACCTGCCGCGCGAAGCGGTGCAACATCATTTCGCCCACGTGCTGGCATGCATGGTGGACAACGAGGTGCCGCCGCCCGCACTCGGCGTCAGTTGGGACGGTTCGGGGTATGGACTCGACCGCACGGTGTGGGGCGGTGAGTTTCTGCTGGTTACGGAAAAAGGCTTCTCGCGCGAGGGACTCTTCCGCCCCTTCATGCTTCCCGGTGGGGAACAGGCGGTGCGCGAACCGCGCCGCGCGGCGCTGGGCCTGCTTTACGAAATGCTGGGGCCGGAGGTGTTCGAGCGCAACGACCTCATGAATCCGTTGCGATGGAATTTGCCCGACCGCGATGTGCTTTCCTCCATACTGAAAAAGGGACTGAACGCGCCCCGCACTTCCAGTGCCGGGCGCCTGTTCGATGCGGTGTCGGCTCTGCTGGGCCTCGGCCTGCACAACCGCTACGAGGGGCAGGCGGCGATGCGGCTGGAGTTTGCCACGGGAATTTTTCTATCCCCCGCAGAAAACCAGCCCGTCCCGGCCAAGCGTCCCGGCCGCGAACCGTGGATCGGCGAAGAGGAAATCGTCGGTTCCCCGCGCAACCTGGCGGCTCCATCCGCTACGGGCATTCCGTGGTCCGACGAACGCTACACCTTCAAAATCCTGGAGGTGGATTCGGGGAAGTCCCCAGCGGAAACCGTTCACCAGTACACGTACGTGGTGGACTGGCAACCGATGATCGAAGAGATTTTAAACGACCTCGTCCGCGAGCGCGCGGTGAGCGGCATCGCCGCCACGTTTCACCATACCCTGGCGGATATCGTGGTGGGGATGGCACAGTTGGTGGGGGAACCGCGGGTGGTGCTGAGTGGCGGCTGTTTTCAAAACCGGGTGCTGACGGAGATGACGGTGATCGCACTTCGGGAGGCGGGATTCCAGCCCTTCTGGCACCAGCGCATTCCGCCGAATGACGGCGGCGTGGCGGTGGGACAGATCCTCGCCGCCCTGCAAAAGGAAGCGCCCAAAACGATTGTGTGA
- a CDS encoding HypC/HybG/HupF family hydrogenase formation chaperone yields MCLAIPGKIESIEDGDALTRKGRINFGGIVKEAWLSYVPEAGVGDYVIVHAGFAISRVDEAEAHRALKYLEEMDRLGDPGPEEE; encoded by the coding sequence ATGTGTCTTGCCATACCGGGAAAGATCGAAAGCATCGAAGACGGCGATGCGTTGACGCGCAAAGGCCGTATCAATTTTGGCGGCATCGTGAAGGAAGCCTGGCTGTCGTACGTGCCGGAAGCGGGCGTGGGCGACTACGTCATCGTGCACGCCGGATTCGCCATCAGCCGCGTCGATGAGGCTGAGGCGCACCGCGCCCTGAAGTACCTGGAAGAAATGGACCGCCTGGGCGATCCCGGCCCGGAGGAGGAGTGA
- the hypD gene encoding hydrogenase formation protein HypD, with the protein MKFLDEFRDPAAAQRLADALHRTVTRPWRIMEVCGGQTHSIVKHGIDQLLPDAITLVHGPGCPVCVTPVELIDRAIAIAQQPEVIFCSFGDMLRVPGTDRDLLSVKAAGGDVRMVYSPMDAVQLAEDHPERQVVFFAVGFETTAPANAMAVHQAKLRGLTNFSMLVSQVLVPPAVESILQSEQHRIDGFLLAGHVCTVMGFTEYEPIAECYRVPLVVTGFEPVDILHGLYLCVRQLESGRAEVENQYTRSVTRAGNRPAQELIQKVFRVVPRAWRGIGEIPASGLGLTPEYSSFDAERRFGIALPCVEDNTECVSGRILLGLDKPSDCPAFGTRCTPEKPLGATMVSTEGACAAYYRYRHS; encoded by the coding sequence ATGAAATTCCTCGACGAATTCCGCGATCCCGCAGCGGCCCAGCGCCTCGCCGACGCTTTGCACAGAACGGTCACGCGACCGTGGCGCATCATGGAAGTCTGCGGCGGGCAGACACACAGCATCGTCAAGCACGGCATCGACCAACTGCTCCCCGATGCCATCACGCTGGTGCACGGGCCCGGCTGTCCGGTGTGCGTGACGCCGGTGGAGCTGATCGATCGCGCCATCGCTATCGCCCAACAACCGGAGGTGATCTTCTGCTCGTTCGGCGACATGTTGCGGGTGCCGGGCACGGATCGCGACCTGCTGTCGGTGAAAGCGGCCGGCGGCGACGTGCGCATGGTGTATTCGCCGATGGATGCGGTCCAGCTGGCTGAGGATCATCCCGAACGGCAGGTGGTGTTTTTCGCCGTGGGATTCGAAACCACCGCCCCCGCCAACGCCATGGCGGTGCACCAGGCCAAACTGCGCGGCCTCACCAATTTTTCCATGCTGGTTTCACAGGTGCTGGTGCCGCCGGCGGTGGAGTCGATCCTGCAATCGGAACAGCACCGCATCGACGGGTTCCTGCTGGCGGGCCACGTGTGCACGGTGATGGGCTTCACCGAATACGAACCGATCGCCGAATGCTACCGGGTGCCGCTGGTGGTGACGGGGTTCGAACCGGTGGACATCCTGCACGGTTTGTACTTGTGCGTGCGCCAGCTGGAAAGCGGCCGCGCCGAGGTGGAAAACCAGTACACGCGGTCAGTGACGCGCGCGGGCAACCGTCCGGCGCAGGAGTTGATCCAGAAAGTGTTTCGCGTGGTGCCGCGCGCCTGGCGGGGTATCGGCGAGATCCCGGCCAGCGGCCTGGGTCTGACCCCGGAGTACTCGTCGTTCGATGCCGAGCGTCGTTTCGGTATCGCTTTACCTTGCGTGGAAGACAACACGGAGTGCGTCAGCGGACGCATTCTTCTGGGGCTGGACAAGCCCTCGGACTGCCCGGCGTTCGGCACACGTTGCACGCCGGAAAAACCGTTGGGCGCCACCATGGTCAGCACCGAGGGCGCCTGCGCCGCGTATTACCGTTACCGTCATTCGTGA
- the hypE gene encoding hydrogenase expression/formation protein HypE, which translates to MDKPEHRTFANGLQCPVPLNDTPQVLLAHGGGGRLMHQLIDTMFAAAFGTQAMEHDGAVLAVNEGELAFTTDSYVVHPLFFPGGDIGRLAVWGTVNDLAMCGAVPQSLSAGFILEEGLSMETLWRVVQSMQRAAEVAGVRIVTGDTKVVERGKGDGMFINTAGVGRVIAPQPVSPSRVRPGDAILLNGDIGRHGMALAQVREGLRFESAIESDCAPLHGVVRDLIESGIDVHCLRDLTRGGLATALVEIAKASSLSIALEETKIGLGDAVRGACELLGFDPLYVANEGRCVAFVPEEQAETALHIMRRHEQGRHAARIGTVEKDDRGRVTLQSAFGTMRLLDLLSGDQLPRIC; encoded by the coding sequence GTGGACAAACCGGAACACCGTACTTTTGCCAACGGACTGCAATGCCCCGTTCCGTTGAACGACACCCCGCAGGTCCTGCTGGCGCACGGCGGCGGGGGACGCCTGATGCACCAGCTCATCGACACGATGTTTGCCGCCGCGTTCGGCACGCAGGCGATGGAACACGATGGTGCGGTGCTCGCGGTGAACGAGGGCGAACTCGCGTTCACCACCGACTCCTATGTGGTGCATCCACTGTTCTTTCCCGGCGGCGACATCGGCCGACTCGCCGTTTGGGGCACGGTGAACGACCTCGCTATGTGCGGCGCGGTGCCGCAATCGCTGAGCGCGGGTTTCATTCTGGAAGAGGGGCTTTCGATGGAAACGCTGTGGCGGGTGGTGCAGTCGATGCAACGCGCGGCGGAAGTGGCGGGTGTGCGCATCGTCACCGGCGACACCAAGGTGGTGGAGCGCGGCAAGGGCGACGGCATGTTCATCAACACCGCCGGGGTGGGACGGGTGATCGCACCGCAACCGGTTTCGCCCAGCCGGGTGCGGCCGGGCGATGCGATTCTCCTTAACGGGGATATCGGCCGCCACGGCATGGCGCTCGCCCAGGTGCGGGAAGGACTGCGGTTCGAGTCGGCGATCGAAAGCGATTGCGCGCCCTTGCATGGCGTGGTGCGGGACTTGATCGAAAGCGGCATCGACGTGCATTGCCTGCGCGACCTGACGCGCGGTGGGCTGGCCACGGCACTGGTCGAAATCGCCAAAGCTTCTTCTTTATCCATCGCGCTGGAGGAAACGAAGATTGGTTTGGGCGATGCGGTGCGCGGCGCGTGCGAGTTGTTGGGATTCGATCCGCTTTACGTCGCCAACGAAGGGCGGTGCGTGGCGTTCGTTCCGGAGGAGCAGGCGGAGACGGCGCTTCACATCATGCGCCGCCACGAACAGGGACGCCACGCGGCACGCATCGGCACCGTAGAAAAGGATGATCGCGGACGCGTCACCCTGCAAAGCGCTTTCGGCACCATGCGCCTGCTCGACCTGCTGAGCGGTGACCAGCTGCCGCGCATCTGCTAA
- a CDS encoding YeiH family protein, whose translation MSHPTSNGQTDYVVDQGESRWSDLWKTEDYWAIWLGLFLLFAGLLIYLPNPPAGLDSKIAEANAILKKESERAPFHTLAWYEAEDAKSALKATSEPYAKTIKQWTSKPNKWTDNPLDAFYIPEGKARAKAEQAREKYEALKTESETLKAAALLAEQRAEAAGFNDAALNTGAKAAIQKYRDHLRNVAAAKKKTKINAHNQVPYLIVTGLAIGLLFALGIQVMNKKGLAFIKGFAFVFVLAVLAFFFAAQSDIKSLGIGYAAWAILLGLLISNTLGTPQWVKPAVQVEYFIKTGLVLLGAEILFSKVLTIGLPGLFVAWVVTPVVLITTYWFGQRILKIESKTLNITISADMSVCGVSAAIATAAACRAKKEELTLAVGLSLVFTSIMMVVMPNVILALGMDHVLGGAWMGGTIDATGAVAAAGAFLSDRALYVAATVKMIQNILIGVIAFCVALYWVTKVERDPTRPRPGLMEIWHRFPKFVIGFVFASILVSSIYSGLGPDAGEAMITDGVIKGWTKIGRGWFFCLAFVSIGLATNFRELGHYFHKGKPLILYLCGQTLNLILTLAMAYLMFFVVFPEITAQI comes from the coding sequence ATGTCCCATCCCACCTCCAACGGCCAAACCGATTACGTCGTCGACCAGGGCGAAAGCCGCTGGAGCGACTTGTGGAAGACTGAGGACTACTGGGCCATCTGGCTGGGACTCTTCCTGCTGTTCGCGGGTCTCCTCATTTATCTGCCGAATCCTCCCGCCGGGCTCGACTCAAAAATCGCCGAAGCCAACGCCATTCTTAAAAAAGAATCGGAGCGCGCGCCGTTCCACACGCTCGCCTGGTACGAAGCCGAGGACGCGAAATCCGCGTTGAAGGCGACCAGTGAACCTTACGCCAAAACCATCAAGCAGTGGACGAGCAAACCGAACAAGTGGACGGACAATCCGCTGGATGCCTTTTACATACCGGAAGGAAAGGCCCGGGCCAAAGCCGAACAGGCACGGGAGAAATACGAAGCGCTGAAAACGGAATCGGAAACATTGAAAGCCGCCGCACTTTTGGCCGAACAGCGCGCCGAAGCGGCGGGATTCAACGACGCGGCGCTCAACACCGGAGCCAAAGCCGCAATTCAAAAATACCGCGATCATTTGCGCAACGTCGCCGCGGCGAAAAAGAAAACCAAAATCAATGCGCACAACCAGGTTCCGTATCTCATCGTTACCGGCCTCGCCATCGGGCTTCTGTTTGCGCTCGGCATACAGGTGATGAACAAAAAAGGTCTCGCCTTTATTAAAGGATTCGCGTTTGTTTTTGTGCTGGCGGTGCTGGCGTTTTTCTTTGCGGCGCAGTCCGACATCAAGTCGCTCGGCATCGGCTACGCCGCGTGGGCGATCCTGCTGGGCCTGCTGATCAGCAACACGCTGGGCACGCCGCAGTGGGTGAAGCCCGCGGTGCAGGTGGAGTATTTCATCAAGACGGGACTGGTCCTGCTCGGCGCGGAAATCCTGTTCAGCAAGGTGCTCACCATCGGCCTTCCGGGTCTGTTCGTGGCGTGGGTGGTGACGCCGGTCGTGCTCATCACCACGTACTGGTTCGGCCAGCGCATATTGAAGATCGAGTCAAAGACGCTCAACATAACCATCAGCGCCGACATGTCTGTGTGCGGCGTCTCGGCGGCCATTGCCACCGCCGCCGCCTGCCGCGCGAAGAAGGAGGAGTTGACCCTCGCCGTCGGCCTGTCTCTGGTGTTCACCTCGATCATGATGGTGGTGATGCCGAACGTCATCCTCGCCCTCGGCATGGATCACGTGCTGGGCGGCGCCTGGATGGGCGGCACGATCGACGCCACCGGCGCGGTGGCCGCCGCCGGGGCCTTCTTAAGCGACCGGGCTTTGTATGTCGCCGCGACGGTGAAGATGATCCAGAACATCCTCATCGGCGTCATCGCCTTCTGCGTCGCGCTGTACTGGGTGACGAAAGTCGAACGCGACCCTACCCGCCCGCGCCCCGGCCTCATGGAAATCTGGCACCGTTTTCCCAAGTTTGTGATCGGCTTCGTGTTCGCCTCCATCCTGGTGTCGTCGATATACAGCGGACTCGGGCCCGACGCGGGGGAGGCGATGATCACCGACGGTGTCATCAAGGGCTGGACGAAGATCGGCCGCGGCTGGTTTTTCTGCCTGGCGTTCGTCAGCATCGGGCTCGCCACCAACTTCCGCGAGCTGGGCCATTATTTTCACAAAGGCAAACCGCTCATCCTGTACCTGTGCGGACAGACACTGAACCTGATCCTGACTTTGGCGATGGCGTACCTGATGTTTTTCGTCGTCTTTCCGGAGATCACGGCGCAGATATGA
- a CDS encoding ketopantoate reductase family protein, which yields MKILIYGAGAVGLGIASCLIKTGHAVDVVGRAGTVEALRRHGLTRSGLFGDFQAPPSAVGAVASVHELKDTTYDFILVCTKSFDTGPAARDLASVAFINNARTPFVLCQNGWGNAEIFADYFPQERVKSARVITGFARPEPHHVDITVHADTVHVGSLFQDGVSDLKPLSEAIEGGGLPCAVTAHIARDLWAKMLYNCMLNGLSTLFDVPYGALGESPHTRRLMDAIAREVFAVMQAAGHRTHWESVDGYLDTFYKKQLPATYQHIPSMLQDLRAGKRTEIDALNGAVMRLGEQHRIPVPHNTQVYHLIRFAEAKRDLKK from the coding sequence ATGAAGATTCTGATTTACGGAGCCGGGGCGGTGGGGCTGGGGATCGCGTCCTGCCTGATCAAAACCGGGCACGCGGTCGATGTGGTCGGCCGCGCGGGCACGGTGGAGGCGTTGCGCCGACACGGGCTCACGCGCAGCGGCCTGTTCGGTGACTTCCAGGCGCCGCCGTCTGCCGTCGGCGCGGTGGCGTCGGTACACGAACTCAAAGACACCACATACGACTTCATCCTCGTCTGCACCAAGTCGTTCGACACCGGACCGGCGGCGCGGGACCTGGCGTCGGTCGCATTCATAAACAATGCCCGCACCCCGTTCGTGTTGTGCCAGAACGGCTGGGGCAATGCCGAGATCTTCGCCGACTATTTTCCGCAGGAACGCGTGAAGAGCGCGCGCGTCATCACCGGATTTGCGCGACCGGAACCGCATCACGTCGACATCACCGTGCACGCTGACACGGTGCATGTGGGGTCGTTGTTTCAGGATGGAGTGAGCGATCTCAAACCGTTGAGCGAGGCCATCGAGGGCGGTGGTCTGCCCTGTGCGGTGACGGCGCACATCGCTCGGGATTTGTGGGCGAAGATGCTGTACAACTGCATGCTGAACGGACTGAGCACGCTGTTCGATGTGCCCTACGGCGCGCTCGGCGAGTCGCCGCACACGCGGCGGTTGATGGACGCCATCGCGCGCGAGGTGTTCGCCGTCATGCAGGCGGCGGGACACCGCACGCATTGGGAGTCGGTGGACGGCTACCTCGACACCTTTTACAAAAAGCAACTGCCCGCGACCTACCAACACATCCCGTCGATGTTGCAGGACCTGCGCGCCGGCAAGCGCACCGAGATCGACGCGCTAAACGGCGCGGTCATGCGGCTGGGCGAACAGCACCGCATCCCGGTCCCCCACAATACGCAGGTGTACCACCTGATCCGCTTCGCGGAGGCCAAGCGCGATTTGAAAAAGTAA
- a CDS encoding HD domain-containing protein produces MGLAYHIFPGLDYSRFAHSIGVCHVTGRILSSLKKNSDIFPLKEEKEFQLYRLAGLLHDIGHYPFSHTMEKAVENYYSEGYLKQKTASTVSKEKNPTQEVKTKKLKHELLGRYVLSNDPELKELFKLHQDFNVDEVISIFTRQNPNTYTNLISSDLDADRIDYLKRTAHHSGLPYGSVDLDYLLSQIQIDKDKRICLTQKALRTADHFLLSRYFDYQQLIYHKTIAGLEHLLEDVIYGLLKHNYIDCSHDSLLNLIKKGEWSTFDDPFIVHQIRKMKDEVQDENLKIKIEALLKRQTPKLVGEVELFDTVSDSSTKDFKLKKRVLEQKVDDWSRKFGIHRELWFVWSLSGRRITGIGSHIPTSDIFNSNIETDKYEQAIRILSTYDNSSKPIMDIPHSLMSVLSNYGLYILRLYVLLPEEKKNLKEDIIKKVKKDFPEYNWK; encoded by the coding sequence TTGGGGCTTGCATATCACATTTTCCCTGGATTGGATTATTCTCGATTTGCACATTCCATAGGTGTTTGTCACGTAACAGGAAGGATCCTTAGTTCATTAAAGAAAAATTCAGATATTTTTCCTCTAAAGGAAGAAAAAGAATTTCAACTATATCGGTTAGCGGGGCTTTTACATGATATAGGACATTACCCTTTTTCCCATACGATGGAAAAGGCTGTAGAAAATTATTATAGTGAGGGCTATTTAAAACAAAAAACAGCTTCCACTGTTAGCAAAGAAAAAAATCCCACACAAGAAGTTAAAACAAAAAAATTGAAACATGAACTTCTTGGTCGATATGTTTTATCAAATGATCCAGAATTGAAGGAATTATTTAAACTACATCAAGATTTTAATGTTGATGAAGTAATTTCAATTTTTACAAGACAAAATCCTAATACTTACACAAATTTAATAAGTTCGGATTTAGATGCGGATAGAATTGACTATTTAAAACGAACAGCTCATCATTCTGGCTTACCCTATGGCTCTGTCGATTTAGATTACTTACTAAGTCAAATTCAAATTGATAAAGACAAGCGAATTTGCCTCACCCAAAAAGCTTTAAGAACCGCAGATCATTTTCTTTTATCTCGCTATTTTGATTATCAACAATTGATCTATCATAAAACCATAGCAGGCTTAGAGCACCTTTTGGAAGATGTTATCTATGGTTTGCTAAAACACAATTATATAGATTGTTCCCATGATAGTCTTTTAAATCTAATTAAGAAGGGCGAATGGAGCACTTTTGATGATCCCTTTATTGTTCATCAAATAAGAAAAATGAAGGATGAGGTACAAGACGAAAATTTAAAAATAAAGATAGAAGCTTTATTAAAAAGGCAAACACCGAAGCTTGTTGGTGAGGTCGAACTTTTTGATACTGTAAGTGATTCCAGCACAAAAGATTTTAAACTTAAGAAGCGAGTTTTAGAACAAAAGGTTGATGATTGGTCCAGGAAATTTGGTATTCATAGGGAATTATGGTTTGTTTGGTCACTTTCGGGTAGACGGATCACAGGAATTGGGTCTCATATACCAACCTCAGATATTTTTAATTCAAATATTGAAACAGATAAATATGAACAAGCAATTCGAATTTTGAGTACTTATGACAATAGTTCAAAGCCAATAATGGATATTCCTCATTCTTTGATGAGCGTATTGTCTAATTATGGTTTATATATTCTCCGCTTATATGTCCTATTACCCGAAGAAAAGAAAAATTTAAAAGAAGATATAATTAAAAAAGTTAAAAAGGATTTTCCGGAATATAATTGGAAATAG
- the recR gene encoding recombination mediator RecR — MKRPAPVTELIEELKRLPGIGQKTAERLSFYLMRGPKEQAEKLSRAVVNIKEKIVLCKNCHGISDKELCDICSDARRDHGVICVVEEPYDVYVMENVGDFKGEYHVLMGVISPLDGIGPADLTIGELKTKTESREIKEIILATNPDMEGESTAVFIARMMRPFNVRVTRIARGLPVGGDIEYADPVTLSKSLEGRTEMKFSD, encoded by the coding sequence ATGAAGCGTCCCGCACCCGTCACGGAACTCATCGAAGAGCTCAAACGCCTGCCCGGCATCGGGCAGAAGACTGCCGAGCGCCTGTCGTTCTACCTCATGCGTGGGCCGAAGGAGCAGGCGGAAAAGCTGTCGCGCGCCGTCGTCAACATCAAGGAAAAGATCGTGCTGTGCAAAAACTGCCACGGCATCAGCGACAAGGAACTGTGCGACATCTGTTCCGATGCCCGCCGCGACCACGGCGTCATCTGCGTCGTCGAGGAACCATACGACGTGTACGTGATGGAGAACGTCGGCGACTTCAAGGGCGAGTACCACGTGCTGATGGGGGTGATTTCACCGCTCGACGGCATCGGCCCCGCCGATCTCACCATCGGCGAGTTGAAGACCAAGACCGAATCGCGCGAGATCAAGGAAATCATCCTCGCCACCAACCCGGATATGGAAGGCGAGAGCACCGCCGTGTTCATCGCGCGCATGATGCGCCCGTTCAACGTGCGCGTCACCCGCATCGCGCGCGGCCTGCCGGTGGGCGGCGATATCGAGTACGCCGATCCCGTCACCCTGTCCAAATCGTTAGAAGGCCGGACCGAGATGAAGTTTTCGGATTAA
- a CDS encoding YbaB/EbfC family nucleoid-associated protein, with amino-acid sequence MFGKFGDLMKNAQALQGKMAEMQNELAGKTVEASAGGGMVKITANGLNEILSVHIDEDLINMQDRAILEDLVTGAINEVHRKVQALSQEEMGKLTGGLNIPGLFPPPQA; translated from the coding sequence ATGTTCGGCAAATTCGGCGACCTCATGAAAAACGCGCAGGCCCTGCAGGGCAAGATGGCCGAGATGCAGAACGAGCTTGCCGGCAAGACCGTGGAAGCCTCGGCCGGCGGCGGCATGGTGAAGATCACTGCCAACGGCCTCAACGAAATCCTGTCGGTGCACATCGACGAAGACCTCATCAACATGCAGGACCGCGCCATCCTGGAAGACCTCGTCACCGGCGCCATCAACGAAGTCCACCGCAAGGTGCAGGCTCTGTCGCAGGAAGAGATGGGCAAACTCACCGGCGGCCTGAACATTCCCGGCCTGTTTCCGCCCCCGCAAGCATGA